From a single Anomaloglossus baeobatrachus isolate aAnoBae1 chromosome 4, aAnoBae1.hap1, whole genome shotgun sequence genomic region:
- the ACP5 gene encoding tartrate-resistant acid phosphatase type 5 isoform X2 produces the protein MEKLVVLLAFLPCVSMKTVWSPQQDGDPSLRFAVIGDWGGLPLPPYTTEQELLVADELANTASKWGADFILSVGDNFYYDGVKNVTDIRFKATFENVFDGESLRHVPWYVLAGNHDHNGNITAQVAYTNVSSRWIYPDLYYDLSFKIPSTNVTVRLLMLDTVVLCGNSDDFVGGQPLGAANVKLAEKQLNWLVEKLQTSKDEYLLVAGHYPVWSIAEHGPTSCLVQHVEPLLKKYRVTAYLCGHDHNMQYLQDNSGIGYVLSGAGNFMENSRKHEEKVPEGYLRFFQGEKETMGSFAYMKITPKEMKITYVKSGGKSLFQTTLYPRDL, from the exons ATGGAGAAGCTCGTTGTCCTCCTGGCTTTTCTGCCATGTGTATCTATGAAGACCGTGTGGAGCCCCCAGCAGGACGGCGATCCCTCGCTTCGCTTTGCTGTGATCGGTGACTGGGGCGGACTGCCCCTCCCCCCTTACACCACCGAACAAGAACTACTGGTTGCAGATGAGCTTGCCAATACCGCATCCAAATGGGGGGCCGACTTCATCTTGTCTGTGGGGGACAACTTCTATTATGACGGCGTGAAAAACGTGACAGACATCAGATTTAAG GCAACATTTGAGAATGTCTTTGATGGGGAGTCGCTGCGCCATGTCCCGTGGTACGTCCTCGCCGGCAATCACGACCACAATGGAAACATCACAGCTCAGGTCGCCTACACCAACGTGTCTTCTCGCTG GATATATCCCGATCTCTACTATGACTTGTCCTTCAAGATCCCCAGCACCAATGTGACTGTGCGGCTCCTGATGCTGGACACCGTCGTCCTGTGTGGGAACTCTGATGACTTTGTAGGGGGGCAGCCATTGGGAGCAGCAAACGTGAAGCTGGCAGAGAAACAACTCAACTGGCTGGTGGAGAAACTGCAGACATCGAAAGACGAATACTTACTTGTGGCTGGGCATTACCCCGTGTGGTCCATAGCGGAGCATGGACCTACCAGCTGCCTCGTCCAACATGTGGAGCCTCTGCTGAAGAAGTACAGAGTCACCGCTTACCTCTGTGGCCATGATCATAATATGCAG tacctccaggataaCAGCGGCATCGGATACGTGCTGAGCGGAGCTGGAAACTTTATGGAAAACTCCCGCAAACATGAAGAAAAGGTTCCTGAGGGCTACTTGCGTTTTTTCCAGGGTGAGAAGGAGACTATGGGGAGCTTCGCGTATATGAAGATCACACCTAAAGAAATGAAGATAACATATGTAAAGTCTGGAGGCAAAAGTCTATTCCAAACCACCTTGTACCCACGTGACCTCTAG
- the ACP5 gene encoding tartrate-resistant acid phosphatase type 5 isoform X1, translated as MSPVGNSRAMEWIRHIMEKLVVLLAFLPCVSMKTVWSPQQDGDPSLRFAVIGDWGGLPLPPYTTEQELLVADELANTASKWGADFILSVGDNFYYDGVKNVTDIRFKATFENVFDGESLRHVPWYVLAGNHDHNGNITAQVAYTNVSSRWIYPDLYYDLSFKIPSTNVTVRLLMLDTVVLCGNSDDFVGGQPLGAANVKLAEKQLNWLVEKLQTSKDEYLLVAGHYPVWSIAEHGPTSCLVQHVEPLLKKYRVTAYLCGHDHNMQYLQDNSGIGYVLSGAGNFMENSRKHEEKVPEGYLRFFQGEKETMGSFAYMKITPKEMKITYVKSGGKSLFQTTLYPRDL; from the exons GCACATCATGGAGAAGCTCGTTGTCCTCCTGGCTTTTCTGCCATGTGTATCTATGAAGACCGTGTGGAGCCCCCAGCAGGACGGCGATCCCTCGCTTCGCTTTGCTGTGATCGGTGACTGGGGCGGACTGCCCCTCCCCCCTTACACCACCGAACAAGAACTACTGGTTGCAGATGAGCTTGCCAATACCGCATCCAAATGGGGGGCCGACTTCATCTTGTCTGTGGGGGACAACTTCTATTATGACGGCGTGAAAAACGTGACAGACATCAGATTTAAG GCAACATTTGAGAATGTCTTTGATGGGGAGTCGCTGCGCCATGTCCCGTGGTACGTCCTCGCCGGCAATCACGACCACAATGGAAACATCACAGCTCAGGTCGCCTACACCAACGTGTCTTCTCGCTG GATATATCCCGATCTCTACTATGACTTGTCCTTCAAGATCCCCAGCACCAATGTGACTGTGCGGCTCCTGATGCTGGACACCGTCGTCCTGTGTGGGAACTCTGATGACTTTGTAGGGGGGCAGCCATTGGGAGCAGCAAACGTGAAGCTGGCAGAGAAACAACTCAACTGGCTGGTGGAGAAACTGCAGACATCGAAAGACGAATACTTACTTGTGGCTGGGCATTACCCCGTGTGGTCCATAGCGGAGCATGGACCTACCAGCTGCCTCGTCCAACATGTGGAGCCTCTGCTGAAGAAGTACAGAGTCACCGCTTACCTCTGTGGCCATGATCATAATATGCAG tacctccaggataaCAGCGGCATCGGATACGTGCTGAGCGGAGCTGGAAACTTTATGGAAAACTCCCGCAAACATGAAGAAAAGGTTCCTGAGGGCTACTTGCGTTTTTTCCAGGGTGAGAAGGAGACTATGGGGAGCTTCGCGTATATGAAGATCACACCTAAAGAAATGAAGATAACATATGTAAAGTCTGGAGGCAAAAGTCTATTCCAAACCACCTTGTACCCACGTGACCTCTAG